The window GCGCATTTCACATAGAAATGAGAAGCAGAAAAACAAGTCGGCCGAACTTTTTCTCTTTGCATTATCACAGAGCGACTGTGATCTGAAAGCATCATAGGGAGGGGTAAGTGGCTGATCAAGTAGGCACTTTTTGGTAAGCACCCCCGCTTTCGCATGCTTTTTCACTGCACAGAACGGGCAGTATCGCCGTTAAGCCCAGGTCCCTGCTGGCTTATGCGCAAACGGGAGAGAACTATTCCTCTTCCGCAGATTTTTTCAGGTCAAACTGCGCAATGGCCCATTCATGCATCTGCTCCAGAATGGGAAAGATGCTGTGACCACGCTCCGTCAGCTCATACTCCACCTTGGGGGGAATTTCCGGGAACACCGTCTTCACAATGAGGCCGTCGCGCTCCATTTCCTTGAGTTGTTGCGTCAACATTTTCTGACTGACTCCGGGCACAATCCGCTCCAGTTCCTTGAACCGCATTTTGCCCAAATGCAGATGCCACAGTATCAGGCACTTCCATTTACCGCCCACCGCCGCAAAGGCGATCTCCACCGGGCATCGATAGGGTTTGTCATTCCAGGTATACATGCGCCCCTCGGCGAACTCTGTCGGTAACCAAAAGCTGAATGGTAATACAGGGTTAGCGCGATCACATCCTCCCAGAGCAGGCGCTTTTCATTCATTTTCTCCTCCCCCTTGACCTATGTGTTACTCCCAGGTTTTACACTAAGCTTAAATTCATCGACGCAGACAAGAGGAGATGCCGGACATGACGGGTTTACAACTGAAAGTCAGCGAGATGGCGAAACGCAGCGGCGTAACCGCAGACACCGTGCGCTTCTACACCAAGCAGGGCCTGTTAAAGCCCAAGCGCGATCCGGACAATGGTTACCAGCTCTATGACCGGGACGACCTGCAAAAGCTGATCTTCGCCAAAAAGGCGCGGCAATTGGGTTTCAGCGTGAAAGAGATCAATCAGATCATGGCGCAGGCGGAGGACCATCATTCTCCCTGTCCCATGGTGCGACGCTTATTTGAGGAAAAGTTCGCTGAAGTGGAACGCCAGATCGCCGAACTCTCTCAGCTCAAAGTCCGCATGCAGGAGGCGATGAGCGCCTGGGAGCACATGCCTGACGGCGATCCCAACGGCCATACCATCTGCCGACTGATCGAATATTGGGAACAAGAATCCAACTTATAACACGAGACTCTGATAACGGAGGCTGACATGAACCAGGCACTATCGGAACAAGGCGCTCTTATCGCGATCCAAGGCGCCGGTTGCCAAAGCTGCGTGAAAAAAATCAAGCACGCGCTGGCTCCTCTGACCGATGCCGACAAGGTGTCGGTGGATCTGCAACAACAAACGGTTTCTATCGACGCCGCCGTGGATATCCCCGCTGCGTTGGAGGCGATTCGCCAATTGGGCTATCCGGCGGAACTCAAAGAAGACAAACAGAACGAAGAGAACGCCGCTGGCGGCCATTGCGAACTCAGCGCAGCGGAACCAGACACCGTGTCTGAACAGGACGCCGCGCCTCAAGACGCTTCACAGCCATCGAAAAGTCAGACTGGCGCCATCCAATTAAATATCACCGGCGCCAAGTGCGCCGCCTGCGTCAGTAAAATCGAACAGGCGTTGCAGAACGTCCCCGGCGTCGCCAGCGCCGCCATGAACTTCGCCGACCGCACCGCCGCCGTGGAAGGCGATGCGGACACGGACGCGTTGATCCAGGCGGTAGAGCAGGCCGGATACGGCGCCACCCTGGCGACGGATGACGCCGCCGATCAGGAAGCCAAGGAGAAGGCGGAACAGGTCTACTACAAACAGTTGCTGCAAAATATGTGGCTGGCTCTGGGCCTGGGCGTCCCCTTGATGGCCTGGGGACTGTTAGGTGGGGAAATGATGGTGCAGACGGGACTCAGCCAGTTCGCCTGGCTGGCGGTCGGCCTGATCACCTTGGCAGTGATGGCGAAATCCGGCGGCCACTTCTACACCGGCGCCTGGAAAGCCTTCAAGAATCATTCGGCCAACATGGACACCCTGATCGCCACCGGCACTGGCGCCGCCTGGCTATACTCCATGGCGGTGGCGGCTTTGCCCCAGGCTGTGCCGGAAATGGCGCGGCATGTCTACTTTGAGGCGTCCGCCATGATCATCGGGTTGATCAACCTGGGTCTGGCGCTGGAAGTTCGCGCACGCGGCAAAACCTCCCAGGCCATCAAACGCCTGCTGGATTTACAGCCAAAAACCGCCCGCGTCATTCGCGACGGCGACGAGAAAGACATTCCCATTGAGAACGTCCGTAAAGGCGACCTCCTGCGCGTGCGCCCCGGCGAAAAAATCGCGGTGGACGGCGAAGTGCGCGACG is drawn from Hahella sp. KA22 and contains these coding sequences:
- a CDS encoding helix-turn-helix domain-containing protein, with protein sequence MYTWNDKPYRCPVEIAFAAVGGKWKCLILWHLHLGKMRFKELERIVPGVSQKMLTQQLKEMERDGLIVKTVFPEIPPKVEYELTERGHSIFPILEQMHEWAIAQFDLKKSAEEE
- a CDS encoding MerR family transcriptional regulator — its product is MTGLQLKVSEMAKRSGVTADTVRFYTKQGLLKPKRDPDNGYQLYDRDDLQKLIFAKKARQLGFSVKEINQIMAQAEDHHSPCPMVRRLFEEKFAEVERQIAELSQLKVRMQEAMSAWEHMPDGDPNGHTICRLIEYWEQESNL